From Cheilinus undulatus linkage group 18, ASM1832078v1, whole genome shotgun sequence, the proteins below share one genomic window:
- the tpp1 gene encoding tripeptidyl-peptidase 1: MNTLLTFSLSLIFSSSVWSGYLEYDQDVLIPEDWTHVGRVEPREELQLTFALKQQNTDLLEETLRLVSDPDSAQYGKHLTMEEVSALVRPSDLTQKVVRHWLQSHGITNCLTVHTQDFLQCTMTAEIAETLLSGSKFHRYTRHGQTIVRSSAPYSVPDEVHQHLDFVGGLHRLPPKRQDLTRGRMHKESKPGLHLGVTPAILRGHYNLTAADVGKAKNNSQAVAQFLEQYYSPADLAEFMSLYGRSFQHLSQVDRVVGTQGSGKAGLEASLDIEYIMSTGANIPTWFFTNPGRHESQEPFLQWMVLLSNMSDLPWVHTISYGDDEDSLSTAYMMRINTEFMKAGVRGISLLFASGDSGAGCKHLGGGQNSFRPSFPASSPYVTTVGGTSFKNPFKITYEVADYISGGGFSNVFKMPDYQVSAVEAYLKSAAATLPPQGYYNTSGRSYPDMAALSDNYWVVSNRVPIPWVSGTSASTPVVGGMVSLINDQRLLKGLPPLGFLNPRLYKLKGKALFDVTEGCHLSCLDEQVQGKGFCSAPSWDPVTGWGTPNYPELLAVLLAQ, from the exons ATGAATACACT GCTGACCTTCTCCCTCTCCTTGATATTTAGCTCATCGGTGTGGAGTGGATATCTGGAATATGACCAAGATGTCCT GATACCAGAGGACTGGACCCATGTTGGCCGGGTTGAACCCAGAGAGGAGCTGCAGCTCACCTTCGCCCTGAAACAGCAAAACACTGACCTGCTGGAGGAAACACTCAGACTGGTGTCAGACCCTGACTCAGCACAATATG GTAAACACCTCACCATGGAGGAAGTTTCTGCGCTTGTGCGCCCGTCTGACCTGACCCAGAAGGTGGTTCGTCATTGGTTGCAGAGTCATGGGATTACAAACTGCCTCACTGTTCACACTCAGGACTTTTTACAGTGCACCATGACTGCAGA GATCGCAGAGACACTTCTCTCAGGTAGCAAGTTCCACCGTTACACCAGACACGGCCAAACTATAGTGAGGTCTTCGGCTCCATACTCTGTTCCTGATGAAGTTCACCAGCATCTGGACTTTG TTGGAGGGCTTCATCGCCTCCCTCCTAAAAGGCAGGACCTCACCAGAGGAAGGATGCATAAAGAGTCAAAGCCGGGCCTGCACTTAGGAGTGACTCCTGCCATCTTAAGGGGCCACTACAACTTGACAGCAGCTGATGTGGGaaaagctaaaaacaacagCCAGGCTGTGGCTCAG TTCCTTGAGCAGTACTACAGCCCTGCAGACCTGGCTGAGTTCATGAGCTTGTATGGTCGGAGCTTCCAGCATCTCTCCCAGGTGGACCGCGTCGTTGGCACTCAGGGTTCAGGGAAGGCTGGTCTGGAGGCCAGTTTGGATATAGAGTACATCATGAGCACAGGGGCAAACATCCCTACCTGGTTTTTCACCAATCCAG GTCGCCATGAGTCTCAGGAGCCGTTCCTCCAGTGGATGGTTTTGCTCAGCAACATGTCAGATCTGCCCTGGGTTCACACCATCAGCTACGGAGACGACGAAGACAGCCTGTCCACTGCGTACATGATGCGAATCAACACAGAGTTCATGAAGGCAGGCGTCAGAGGAATCTCTCTGCTCTTTGCTTCTG GTGACAGTGGTGCAGGCTGCAAACATTTGGGTGGGGGACAAAACTCCTTCAGGCCAAGTTTTCCTGCATCAag CCCTTATGTGACTACAGTAGGAGGAACCTCATTCAAGAACCCTTTTAAGATCACGTATGAAGTGGCAGATTACATCAGTGGAGGAGGCTTCAGTAACGTCTTCAAGATGCCTGACTACCAG gTCAGTGCCGTGGAAGCGTACCTTAAGAGTGCAGCAGCGACGCTTCCTCCTCAGGGGTATTACAACACCAGTGGCAGGTCCTACCCAGACATGGCTGCTCTGTCTGATAACTACTGGGTGGTATCCAACAGAGTGCCAATCCCGTGGGTGTCAGGGACCTCG GCGTCGACCCCTGTGGTTGGAGGGATGGTGTCTCTGATCAACGATCAGCGGCTACTGAAGGGTCTTCCCCCACTCGGCTTCCTAAACCCTCGCCTCTACAAACTCAAGGGAAAGGCTCTGTTTGAT GTCACTGAAGGCTGCCACCTGAGCTGTCTGGATGAGCAGGTTCAGGGTAAAGGTTTCTGCTCTGCACCGTCGTGGGACCCTGTCACAGGTTGGGGTACACCAAACTACCCAGAACTACTGGCTGTCTTGTTAGCGCAGTGA